Sequence from the Opisthocomus hoazin isolate bOpiHoa1 chromosome 31, bOpiHoa1.hap1, whole genome shotgun sequence genome:
ttacctgcaatcacagcctccaattatctgctctaacgaGTCCCTGGGGAGCCTTTgccagtaatggccctcagtggggcccatTAATCCTTCAaggtacttggagttttgctcctGACTTCTGGAGCAGCTTATTCTGTCTTCTCAGTAGCTGAGTTTCATAGACTCACCACCAAATacaccatggggctcattaaaatgcagaaacCCCTCAAGACCCATGTCTGTTCCTGTCATTTCCTTCAAGCCCTGAAGACTTGTACAGCCATTTGAAAAGGTTTCATTGtctagttaaggaggaagatttcAAAGTGCGTGTAACAgtaataattttctattttaaagagTAGTCTTCACTTCAGCAAAGAGGTGACAGAAGCATTGTCCAAGGGATATTGGTTtggggtgtctcctcaggaggtctggacagATAGGAAAAGCAATTCCTTGAAGTCTGACACTGTATGGAAGAGTTTACTCCTCAACTTCCATAGTCTTGTCATTAGCCCCCTAGAAATTACATCAGTATTCCTTCCCTCAGGCTTCTCCAATGtagtctgcagctggatgttacagctccattgcgtCATCTCCCACATGCTCTTCTTCGagaactggctgcacacaggcacagaagaatttttcctctttgaaagcaaagaaaattaaggcatgatcagttttcaaaaataacaaaacaccTTTTGTGACTATATGCGAAGTACAAGCTGCCGCTTATGAGGTCACGTTTCTTCAAGGAATAATCTTATGAGAGATTGTTTAGataggtaaataaaaaaatagatattaACATAATGAAAGAGCTGGCTAAGGAGACATTTAGtcctgtgaaagacaggaaagcttttaactccctgaagctcaaaagagcagcagctggcaagtTGAGAGGAATCTGAAAGAacaaatcttagaatcatagaatatctcataTGGTTGCAGAGTGCTTTACTGGTGATGAAACTTGTCATGCTTCACTTTCCTTtgcttgcaaataggaaaacaaatctgtgcctctctgcagttGTCCAAGGAAAGCCGGTGGGACTTGGTACAAAGGAGCTGTAACCTccagctgcagactgcagcagagAAGTCTGGTGTAAGGGAAAGTCACAGGTGGCCAGTGAGagaaatggtggggttggggaggtgaggtcGACATTGTCCatacagtgtcagacctcaaggggcCTCTGTTAAGCCTGTCCAGATTTCCTGAGGAGAAACCCTGGGTCAAGATCTACTGGAGAATTCTGCCACCACGTCTTCTCTAAAAAGTGATAAAAGACACCCTTGAATAGAACACCTTATATTTATTAGAAGCTCTCTGAAATCTTTCTCCATCACTACCCTTAGAAAACAGCTCCAATTATCTGTACAACTCTTGAAGACTAGAAGAAAACTCCAGGAAGAGACATGGCTTGTTATGTCTTGCTTTATCATAATGAGCCCCATGGTGTGTTTGGTGCCGAGTCCTTGAACCTCGGGTACTGGAAAAAGATTGTGCAAACCTCAAAGATTCAGTgtgaaaaacaaaccccaaagtaCCTTGAAGCATTAAGGAGTCCCATAGAGGTTACCAACAAAGCCTCCCAAGGGACTCGTTAGAACAGATaactggaggccatgattgcagtagGCAAAGGTGATGTGCAGGTAGCTcagatgctgtgaaaatgctgggtttgtttcatgaagcagaaaggccagccttgggaaggcagatcctgtccTTCACTCCTTGCTCCGGGCTGATCTGGGAAcagggggatgtggggtgtgtgacGCTGAGTGAAGGACAATGGTCTGACAGTTCCCAGCCCTACTGGGGGTGTGCAAGGAGGCCGTGAGGCCCCAGTGCCTTAGGACGACGCCTTTCTTCTTAGGCCTTGGTGGtagaggcagctgccataacCAAGGGGACAAACACTTGGATTGTCTTTGTGACTTCCATCATTTCTGTCACCCTTTGCCATCTCCAGCACAGGTTGTCCTGCACTTTTACACAGCTGCTTCCATTTCCCTGCAGGCTGTAGACACCCATCTCACTTCCCCACCTTGCTCTCACTCTGGAATATCCATACATTCACTGACAGCTGTCCACCTTCACCCTCTGTTCCTGGAAACATAAAGAGATGGACTGGTTTCATACTCCTACTGGATGGTTTCTTGTACACAGCAGTACCCTCTGAGTGACATTTCTTCCTCCTCGTGTCTGAGTGACATGTCTTCCACCTTCCCAGCTGCCCTGTGTGGCAgtctttctctctcctgctgtttCCTACAACCATATTGGAAACAACCCTTCAAGCGGGCATCCCAACTCATCAgccttcttgtggcctttcacTTGATGAGACAGAAGTAACCTCACCACGACCTCCCAAGGCTGCTAGCTGATCAGCTTCTTGGACAGACATGACCAAGCCGTGTGCTTGCTGCTGTCCCATCACATAGTCAGGCAGGAGAGACATGACAAGCAAAATCTAAGCCCCCTTCCTGGACTGAGCCTAGGTCCTTGAGCTGAGGGGATCTCCCGGTCGATGTACCAGCCAggtgccttctgctggcctgtcagAGGTGCTGGCAGATGGCAGCTTCAAAGCACATATCCCAACCATGAGTCAAGGGATGACCTATCAGCCATTTTAGAACCAAGTGACCTCACAGTGCCTTTCTCAGCcatgttgctgctgctggcctgtcacttCCAGAGGCacaagtgacctcacagcccCCCTCACAGCTATTGGCTTCTTACTTGATTATGAGTTCCTGAGACACTATTGAGCACATCATACAGTACCCAACCATCACCATCCTTGTGGCCCAGTACATAGAATCATAAGCTTGTTTCCTCAAATTTATCTAACAGATCTCCTGCTGATGATTTGAGTGGAGAAATGTTCCTcagaggaactgctgtatttataCTGGTGCATCTTCTATGTCTACTTCTGTCCACTCTGTTTTGTCTTCTTCATCTGTCTATTCTTTCTTCAAAGAGATCTCCAAAGGAACATGCACTGATTTATAGAATAatgcaggttggaagagacccctgAACACCACTGTACttggtctggctgggatggagttcactttGCCCACGGCAGTCCATTTCCTGCTGTGCTTGGTACTCATGGCTAGAACGATGTTGATCCTACACCAATGTTTTCGctgttactgagcagtgctcgcaCGATATGAAGGCTGTCTCTGCAATGCCCCCAAAAGCTGGTAGGCTCAGTGTTGTCAGGTGCTTAGAAGTGGACATAGATGGGACAGATTACCTGATtcgaccaaagggatattccatgccatacgaGATCAGGCTCAGCAAGAAAAGCTGAGAGCAAGGAGTGGGGAGGGGATGACATTCATTGTTAGCATATTTGTCTTCCAAAGCAACCACTACAAGTACTGTATCCTCACCTCCCATGAGCTGGCTGGACATTGAGACATTCCACTAAGAAGTGGGTGTAGGGAGGACTTTGTACCATGGATGACATTTGACCTTCATGGTTTAGCCAACTTCCTACCCACCACGCATTCCACTTTTTCAGTCCAGCTGCCTATCAGGAGACTATGGGAAACCCcatcaaaggccttgctaaagtccgGGTATAAACATCTCCTTCTTTTCCCTCCTTCAAGTGTTCTGCAATCCCTTTCTTGTCCTTCAAATGCTGATGAGATGACTGCAGGATGACTTGCCGTAACACCTTCCCTAGTGAGGCTGACCAGTCTGTAAGTCTCTAGATCTTCCTTCCTTCGCTTTTTGAAGACTAGTTTCATGTCTGCCTTTTCCGAGTCCCCAGCAACCTCTCTGACGGCTCTGGCCTTTCCAAGGTGTTTGAGAGAGGTCTCCCAATGACACTGGCCAGCCTTCTCAATATCCCTCACAGCAGAAGACTTCTCAATATCCCCTGTTTCCAGAGGAGTGCCCAGGACACAAGAGATGCCTGTCCGGGTTCTTGGGGCCAGTTCAGAAAAGaaccagcagtgtttttcctacAGGCCCGCAATACCAATGGGTTCTCAGTGCGGCTCACATCTCTCCTGAGTATTTATCTCAGTGATTCCCTGCCCCTAAATTTTCTGGTCGTCAGGCTGTAGATGAGAGGGTTGAGCAAGTGCATGAAGATCGTATAGAAAAATGGCTTTGTTAAAATGTCTCAGGAGGGCTGTTCTGGTTAGCATCACAGATCCAAGCATGCAAGATGCTGTAGAAGACAGTGGCAGTAGTGAGGTCAGCGGAGCAGGTGGAGAAGGCCATCTGCCTGCCCATGCTGGGCAGGAGAGCtgccccaggctggcagctgtgATGTACACAGGTCGCCAGCATAAACAGGAAGGAGAAGACTGGGTGTAAAAAGCGGGTTGTGAAAGCAAGGAGCAAGAATGTCATGGTTTCACTGCAGGAGAGTTCCAGCATTGGGGCAAAATCActgaatcagagaatggtttaggttggaagggaccattaaaggtcatctagtccatctgccctgcaacgagcagggccatcttcagatggatcaggttgcccagagccccctccaacctgaccttgaatgtttccagggatgtggcatctgctgtctctctgggcaacctgtgccagggatCCACCACCTGCAAGAAGAAGTGGTCCAGCATGCCAGGGCCACCAAATATGTCTGGAACAAGAACAAAACGATTGCTGTAGATGACAGAAGCCCCCCTAGCCAAGGTGCAGCTGTCTTCTGGAAACAACTCTTTCAGCTCACAAGTATTATAGAGAGCAGGGGGTGACATACAAGCAAGTATTCATCGTAGGATGTGGCCACCAGCAGGAAACACTCCATACATGCAAAAGCTGCAGAACATACCACGAACATTGCTGTGAGCAGAGACTGTGCTGTCCCCAGTCAGGGGACAACCAGGTTGGAGGAGTTGTAGCAGGTTTCCAAATTTTCCACCAGCAGTCGCATGAGGAGGGTGTTTGCAATCACCATCACAGGGTAGGTCATGAGAGACAAGTtgaagagatttttctgaagGTTAGGAACATTCCTCATTCCCATTAGGGGAAACCCAATTTGTGTTGTATGATTGTCCTGTTCCCCTTTTCCATGGAAAGTTTTAGGTCTTCATGTCCCCTCTCTCCTGGTTGGACACCTGTGACTGAGAGCAATTCATTCCCTGTTAAGTGCCTAAAGAAACTGTGAGCAAAGTTCAGAGAGGAGAAACGTggtagtgtgtgtgcctctgaCTGCATTCATGCTCCCTAGACATGCTCAGTGCTTTGTGAGAGATGAAAAATGCCATCTTCTAGAGGGCAATGCCACTCCTGCTTGCAGAACCCTTTCTGACTGCACAGGTGGAATGCTCCACGGACGCACTTCTTTCATACTGTGTGATAAAAGGGACAGGCTGTAAAGACAGGGGACGGTGACACAGCATGGAGGGGCATTTGCAATCATTTCGAGAAGTCAGGTGAAAGAAGTCTTCTTGGGATGGTGGAGGCTGTTCCTGAAGGCACACATGGAAATGTCAGGGCTCTGATGGGGGTGTTGAGAGACAAGAGGTCTTCCGTTGCACATCCACAGGCAGTGGGCTCCAGCGGGCATAGTGACTCCCTGGGCCAGAGGCTGGGAAGCACTTCAGCTCTGCATCGTCCTGCTCTACCCTCCTCTGAGATGTCCCACAGCATGAGGAATGGACACAACGACCTCGGATCACGCAAGCACATCTCAGTGCTGCATGCAGGTGGTTTCGCAGGGGACGTTACTCGCAATGAGAAGTGACCTCAAGACACTGTCTGTCCCACTGGCCTTCACAGCACCCCTAAGAAAGAGCTGATGACATTTGTcctcactcacagaatcacagaatcacagaatcgtaggggttggaagggacctctgtgggtcatttagtccaaccctccgaACTCGGGTTCATCTCAGCACATGCAACCAATCTGCCTGTTTAAGAATCCTCTGTACAACGTATGTGTGGACTTATGGCCTAATCATTTGCTGTCCCTCCATGTAGGGGCAAACAGCCTGTTGGAGGTAGAGTGAGAGGCcagtgctgggaatggtggacaTTATAGTCAGGCCTGTGACGATtgccctggggcagctccccTGGGGCATCCAGAGCAGGCGGGCACCGACCAgaccctgctctgctgcttctttctgtctcTCCCAGCATCCTGGCTGTGCAAAGACACTGTGATCTGCCCCAAACCTGCACACTCATGCACTGGCATTTTCTTTGCCAGGGCACTTTCTTGCACTAGTCCATGAGAGCAACTTTGAAAGAAGACCTGAGCCTTCAGACACTGCCCTCAGGAGATTCCCTTGGATGATGGAAGTGCTGTTATGGAAGCCAGCTCTTTCACAACAGTGCCAATCGCCTGCCCCTGACTGTGACCACAGGACTGCCACATAGCAGGATCCTGACCAAGTTGCAGGAGCACTCAAAGATTCAGACCAACACAAGGGCTCAGAAAGAGGTTGTAGAAGTGAAATGAGAGCAACTCTGGAAAGTCCAAatgctggtgctccctggcagtgctgctctgccGAGACTCTTTGTGCCTCCAGCTGTGCATACAGGCACTGCACCTGAAGCTCCAGACAAGGTCTTGGAGGAAGCATCTCAGGAAAAAGAGTCAGTGCAGGGTACTGTACTTTACTGAAATGCACTGAGGTAATGGATCCTCATTTACACAAAGTCTTTGAGTCGCACAAGACCAGTAGATAATGATGCAGAAATGGTATGACTATTGCGATTCCTTTGtgatgatgccgtgaaaagccagagttgaagactcaatagttggaagaCTATGAAGTAGGTATACTTTATTATGACACCGGGCACACAGGGGGTTCTCTCCTCCAAAAGTGTGCACCAAAGGGACACTGTTACTAGGTATTTACGCTATGTTAACACACATATtatttacatttccaagaaatgcttattatAGTAATGTTTTTTCCGACAACTCATCAGTATATGGTAACGTCCTTCGCACGTGTTTGTTGATGTGTCTCTGTGATTGTCAGAGTCCTCAGATCATCTTCATTTCGCAGCCTGCTTAGCTCTGTAGtatgcatacctgttctcccaaggcctcaGGTGGTTATTCAGTAGTCTCTTTCTTACAACTGTTACAATTATTCGCAAAGAACCAGGAcctgctttggttgtgcaatgatgcTGACCACCTAAAGTGTAACATCCCCTACATGCTgtatttgttacattcacaggtatcagtgGACAGCATtattgaaagtaaaaaaaaagagaaaaacaaatcgaaccaaacaaagaaaaaaagacacgtCAGAAAAATGTATGAGACTTTAAGTAGTTCCATTGTTTGTAATACGCAGCAGAAGATAGTTCATTACTTCTGAAAAAATCCAGTCATCAGTTTCCTCAGagcatccttgagctcctggttcctcatgctgtagatgagggggttcactgctggaggcaccaccgagtacagaaatgacaacaccaaatccagggatggggaggagatggaggagggcTTCAGGTAGGTGAACATACCAGTGCTGACATACaaggagaccacggccaggtgagggaggcaagtggaaaaggctttgtgccgtccctgttcagaagggatcctcagcacagccctgaagatctgcacataggacagcacaatgaaaacaaaacaaccaaatgcTAAAGAGATACCAAGCACAGAAACCCCAAATTTCCTGAGGaaggagtctgagcaggagagcttgaggatctgagggatttcacagaagaactggtccacagcattgccctggcAGAGGGGGATTGAAAATGTGTTGGCAGTCTGCAGCCCAGCATAGAGgaacccagtgccccaggcagctgctgccatgtggacacaagctctgctgcccagaatGGTCCCACAGTGCagaggtctgcagatggcaatgtagcggtcataggccatgacggtgaggagagaaaatgctgtgacgatgaagaagacaaagagaaaTACCTGTACAGCACATCCCGTGTAGGAGATGGCTCTGGTGTCCcacagggaattggccatggctttggggagagtggtggaaaTGGATCCAAgatcaagaacagagaggttaaggaggaagaagtacatggggctgtggaggcggtggtcacaggctatggctgTGATAGTGAGGCCATTGCCCACGAGGGCAGCCAGGAAGATGCCCATTAAGAGACAGAAGGTTacaagctgcagctcccgtgtgtctgcaaacgccaggagaaggaactgggtgatggagctgccgttggacatCTGCTTCCTCTGGAAATGGGCAACTGTTGCAGATGAAAGAAAAGTGAGAAGTTAGCAGAGACATTTTAAGGAAGAATACTAAAACTTTTAATTTCTCTCGCAATTCCATAGCTGTACCTCGAGGTTCGGAGAGTCTCCCATGGACTCCCAAACACtcagttctgctctgctgcagtgggAATGGGAAAAGGGAGGTACCAGCTCGGATATTCACAGTTTCCATCAGATGAAATCCACTCTCATGTGTAAAGAGGTTTTGGCATCTTCTTTGCCAGTTCTAAGGAATGACAgttctttaatatatttttcatttttaaaattttcttttagttCCTACTGCTTAGAACGTAGAAATCCTCAGTATTTCTATTGTGAGACCTGAGTGGCAAAAGTGTTCACTGTCACTCagtgaaggctgaggggagatggtCTGTCAGTCTTCTTCCCAGGTGCCCTGCACTCGCATGTCCTTGAGTTGGAGGATCATCACAGTCGTATGTTCACCTTACATGAAACGGGACCTTGCTGAGCAGTGAAGTTGGAATTCGAAGTTCACATGTCCAAACCTCTCCCTCTTTCACAGGTTGGCTGAGGGTAGCCTCCACACTCTCCTTCAAGGCAAAGGACATGCAGGGTAGGTCTCAGCTGCCTGCATACAGCTGCTCAACACCATTTCCAGTTTTAGAACCTCTTGGGGCTTCTTTAGGGCTATCTCAGGTACCACAAAGATGCTGTGAGACAGCTGTGTCTGGTGTCCAGCTCACAGCCTGGCAGGACACTGCAGAGAAATGCTGCAGTGTTTTACAGACAGGATCTCCTCTGGGGCGAGCCATTCTACTCCCAAGCCcacagcccacatttcctggagCCCCTGGGTCAGCAGGTGGCAGAGGCACCTCACTCCCATGCAGACCCCTGCCTAGCAAGCCTTGAAGGGTCGGTGTCTAAAATTCCTCCAACACCACAGAGCCCCAGAACAGGAACAGGAGGTGCACAGAAAGGTGGGAAGTGAAAGAGCAGCACCACAATGCTTCCATCAAGGCTGGGTGACTCCTTGTGCCCCATGCCCATGAGGGCAGAGATTTTGCTGGGTCagagaggaggcaagggggcttgctcagcGGAAGGTGACAACACTGAAGGGGATGACGGGGAGTTTTCCCAATTCTCCCTGCCATGACATTACCATTTTTCATTTGGTCTGCTTCCCTGCCCACCTCTCTGCTTCCTGGACCCTTTCCAGCTACTTCCCTGCCACACATGATTTTCCTCAACAATTTCTTAGTGACTCCATCCCTTGGTCTCTGTGCTCAGTTCTGCCTTACAGAAAGCTCTCTGTGGAAGGGCACTGTCTAGGGACATCTCCCTGCTTGCAGATGGTAAACAGCAGGTCAGACAAACCATGATGTAGCCagcaaaggtgatgctggtgctgtctgcagACTGAGGGGTAGGCGAAGGCAGTTTACGGGGCTCCTAGCAGAGCATGTAACTGTTCAAGATCACCAGTCACTTCTCAAAagcagcagctccttttcctttcacaCCCCCACAGCATGAAATTGAAGACTAAGGAAGCACCGTCATTTCtaggcagcccctgcctgcacttTCCTCTGGAAGCATCCCTTTGGAAATGCCCTGGGGGTGATCTGGA
This genomic interval carries:
- the LOC142365086 gene encoding olfactory receptor 14C36-like, which produces MSNGSSITQFLLLAFADTRELQLVTFCLLMGIFLAALVGNGLTITAIACDHRLHSPMYFFLLNLSVLDLGSISTTLPKAMANSLWDTRAISYTGCAVQVFLFVFFIVTAFSLLTVMAYDRYIAICRPLHCGTILGSRACVHMAAAAWGTGFLYAGLQTANTFSIPLCQGNAVDQFFCEIPQILKLSCSDSFLRKFGVSVLGISLAFGCFVFIVLSYVQIFRAVLRIPSEQGRHKAFSTCLPHLAVVSLYVSTGMFTYLKPSSISSPSLDLVLSFLYSVVPPAVNPLIYSMRNQELKDALRKLMTGFFQK